A window from Anomalospiza imberbis isolate Cuckoo-Finch-1a 21T00152 chromosome 8, ASM3175350v1, whole genome shotgun sequence encodes these proteins:
- the ARHGAP19 gene encoding rho GTPase-activating protein 19 isoform X1 — MAWRSAGGAGPRGWCGGPMGRRSGRYEMAAGAPASGGGRDAICNFVICNDSSLRSQPIIFNPDFFVEKLRHEKPDVFTELVVSNITRLIDLPGAELAQLMGEEDPKLPGANSTASGFFRSLMSLKRKEKGVVFGSPLTEEGIAQVSQLIEYLHKNLRAEGLFRVPGNSIRQQILKDALNSGTDIDLDSGEFHSNDVATLLKMFLGELPEPLLTHKHFHAHLKIADLTLFDEKGNKTSTPDKERQIEALQLLFLILPAPNRSLLKLLLDLLYQTAKKQDKNKMSAHNLALMFAPHILWPRNVTANDLQENITKLNNGVTFMIKHSQKLFKAPVYIRECARLHYLGSRAHTSKDDLDLLTSSGSKELQPLKSQKRSRLDSCHQEETQQRTEEALKELFLHVHNMPDSAKKKKLIRQFNKHPTALTPGSDVPTSPAPRRTRSRSFSGLIKRKVLGTPVILERKSRDSTPEPVRVSKENVQLLQKCGSPAHMSQAKLKSLEGQKEGSCRRMRARLLSKDSSSL; from the exons ATGGCGTGGCGcagcgcgggcggggcggggccgaggGGGTGGTGCGGCGGGCCAATGGGCAGGCGGAGCGGCAGGTATGAGATGGCGGCGGGAGCACCGGCGTCCGGCGGCGGCAG aGATGCCATCTGCAATTTTGTCATCTGCAATGACTCCTCCCTCCGCAGCCAGCCGATCATCTTCAATCCCGACTTCTTTGTGGAAAAGCTGCGCCATGAAAAACCAGATGTGTTCACAGAGCTGGTTGTCAGCAACATTACCAGGCTCATTGATTtgcctggggcagagctggcccagctAATGGGAGAGGAGGACCCAAAGCTGCCTGGAGCAAACAGCACAGCCTCTGGATTTTTTCGTTCTCTGATGTCTCTGAAGCGCAAGG AGAAGGGGGTGGTGTTTGGCTCACCGCTGACAGAAGAAGGCATTGCACAGGTTTCCCAGCTAATCGAGTACCTGCACAAAA ATCTAAGAGCAGAAGGCTTGTTTCGAGTGCCAGGCAACAGCATCAGGCAACAGATCCTAAAGGATGCTCTGAACAGTGGTACTGATATTGACCTGGACTCTGGGGAGTTTCATTCCAATGATGTGGCCACTCTACTTAAGATGTTCCTGGGTGAATTACCAGAGCCGCTGCTGACACACAAGCACTTCCACGCCCACCTCAAAATTGCAG ACTTGACGCTGTTTGATGAGAAGGGGAATAAGACCAGCACTCCAGACAAAGAGCGCCAAATTGAAGCCCTCCAGCTGCTGTTTCTGATCCTTCCCGCTCCCAACCGCAGTCTGCTCAAACTGCTGCTGGACTTGCTCTACCAGACCGCCAAGAAGCAGGACAAGAACAAGATGTCTGCCCACAACCTTGCCCTCATGTTTGCACCCCACATCCTATGGCCCAGAAAT GTGACAGCAAATGACCTTCAGGAAAATATCACAAAGCTAAACAATGGAGTGACCTTCATGATCAAACATTCTCAGAAACTCTTCAAG GCTCCAGTGTACATCCGGGAGTGTGCCAGGCTACACTATCTGGGATCCAGAGCCCACACATCAAAG GACGACCTGGATTTGCTGACGTCTTCTGGCTccaaggagctgcagcccctcaaGTCTCAGAAGCGAAGCCGGCTGGACTCTTGCCATCAGGAGGAGACCCAGCAGCGCACGGAGGAGGCACTGAAGGAGCTCTTCCTCCATGTCCACAATATGCCTGACTCTGCAAAGAAGAAGAAGCTTATCCGGCAG TTTAATAAGCATCCAACTGCTCTGACTCCTGGCTCTGATGTGCCCACATCCCCAGCACCACGACGCACCCGCTCGCGCTCCTTCAGCGGTCTCATTAAG CGGAAAGTTTTGGGAACTCCAGTTATCCTGGAGAGGAAGAGCAGGGATTCCACACCAGAGCCTGTGCGGGTCAGCAAAGAGAACGTCCAACTG TTACAGAAATGTGGCTCTCCTGCTCATATGTCCCAGGCGAAGCTGAAGTCTTTGGAAGGCCAGAAAGAG GGATCCTGTAGACGCATGCGAGCCCGCCTGCTTTCCAAGGATTCGTCGTCCCTCTGA
- the ARHGAP19 gene encoding rho GTPase-activating protein 19 isoform X2: MGRRSGRDAICNFVICNDSSLRSQPIIFNPDFFVEKLRHEKPDVFTELVVSNITRLIDLPGAELAQLMGEEDPKLPGANSTASGFFRSLMSLKRKEKGVVFGSPLTEEGIAQVSQLIEYLHKNLRAEGLFRVPGNSIRQQILKDALNSGTDIDLDSGEFHSNDVATLLKMFLGELPEPLLTHKHFHAHLKIADLTLFDEKGNKTSTPDKERQIEALQLLFLILPAPNRSLLKLLLDLLYQTAKKQDKNKMSAHNLALMFAPHILWPRNVTANDLQENITKLNNGVTFMIKHSQKLFKAPVYIRECARLHYLGSRAHTSKDDLDLLTSSGSKELQPLKSQKRSRLDSCHQEETQQRTEEALKELFLHVHNMPDSAKKKKLIRQFNKHPTALTPGSDVPTSPAPRRTRSRSFSGLIKRKVLGTPVILERKSRDSTPEPVRVSKENVQLLQKCGSPAHMSQAKLKSLEGQKEGSCRRMRARLLSKDSSSL, from the exons ATGGGCAGGCGGAGCGGCAG aGATGCCATCTGCAATTTTGTCATCTGCAATGACTCCTCCCTCCGCAGCCAGCCGATCATCTTCAATCCCGACTTCTTTGTGGAAAAGCTGCGCCATGAAAAACCAGATGTGTTCACAGAGCTGGTTGTCAGCAACATTACCAGGCTCATTGATTtgcctggggcagagctggcccagctAATGGGAGAGGAGGACCCAAAGCTGCCTGGAGCAAACAGCACAGCCTCTGGATTTTTTCGTTCTCTGATGTCTCTGAAGCGCAAGG AGAAGGGGGTGGTGTTTGGCTCACCGCTGACAGAAGAAGGCATTGCACAGGTTTCCCAGCTAATCGAGTACCTGCACAAAA ATCTAAGAGCAGAAGGCTTGTTTCGAGTGCCAGGCAACAGCATCAGGCAACAGATCCTAAAGGATGCTCTGAACAGTGGTACTGATATTGACCTGGACTCTGGGGAGTTTCATTCCAATGATGTGGCCACTCTACTTAAGATGTTCCTGGGTGAATTACCAGAGCCGCTGCTGACACACAAGCACTTCCACGCCCACCTCAAAATTGCAG ACTTGACGCTGTTTGATGAGAAGGGGAATAAGACCAGCACTCCAGACAAAGAGCGCCAAATTGAAGCCCTCCAGCTGCTGTTTCTGATCCTTCCCGCTCCCAACCGCAGTCTGCTCAAACTGCTGCTGGACTTGCTCTACCAGACCGCCAAGAAGCAGGACAAGAACAAGATGTCTGCCCACAACCTTGCCCTCATGTTTGCACCCCACATCCTATGGCCCAGAAAT GTGACAGCAAATGACCTTCAGGAAAATATCACAAAGCTAAACAATGGAGTGACCTTCATGATCAAACATTCTCAGAAACTCTTCAAG GCTCCAGTGTACATCCGGGAGTGTGCCAGGCTACACTATCTGGGATCCAGAGCCCACACATCAAAG GACGACCTGGATTTGCTGACGTCTTCTGGCTccaaggagctgcagcccctcaaGTCTCAGAAGCGAAGCCGGCTGGACTCTTGCCATCAGGAGGAGACCCAGCAGCGCACGGAGGAGGCACTGAAGGAGCTCTTCCTCCATGTCCACAATATGCCTGACTCTGCAAAGAAGAAGAAGCTTATCCGGCAG TTTAATAAGCATCCAACTGCTCTGACTCCTGGCTCTGATGTGCCCACATCCCCAGCACCACGACGCACCCGCTCGCGCTCCTTCAGCGGTCTCATTAAG CGGAAAGTTTTGGGAACTCCAGTTATCCTGGAGAGGAAGAGCAGGGATTCCACACCAGAGCCTGTGCGGGTCAGCAAAGAGAACGTCCAACTG TTACAGAAATGTGGCTCTCCTGCTCATATGTCCCAGGCGAAGCTGAAGTCTTTGGAAGGCCAGAAAGAG GGATCCTGTAGACGCATGCGAGCCCGCCTGCTTTCCAAGGATTCGTCGTCCCTCTGA
- the ARHGAP19 gene encoding rho GTPase-activating protein 19 isoform X3, which translates to MPLQKLSALIDAICNFVICNDSSLRSQPIIFNPDFFVEKLRHEKPDVFTELVVSNITRLIDLPGAELAQLMGEEDPKLPGANSTASGFFRSLMSLKRKEKGVVFGSPLTEEGIAQVSQLIEYLHKNLRAEGLFRVPGNSIRQQILKDALNSGTDIDLDSGEFHSNDVATLLKMFLGELPEPLLTHKHFHAHLKIADLTLFDEKGNKTSTPDKERQIEALQLLFLILPAPNRSLLKLLLDLLYQTAKKQDKNKMSAHNLALMFAPHILWPRNVTANDLQENITKLNNGVTFMIKHSQKLFKAPVYIRECARLHYLGSRAHTSKDDLDLLTSSGSKELQPLKSQKRSRLDSCHQEETQQRTEEALKELFLHVHNMPDSAKKKKLIRQFNKHPTALTPGSDVPTSPAPRRTRSRSFSGLIKRKVLGTPVILERKSRDSTPEPVRVSKENVQLLQKCGSPAHMSQAKLKSLEGQKEGSCRRMRARLLSKDSSSL; encoded by the exons ATGCCTCTTCAAAAGCTCTCAGCACTCAT aGATGCCATCTGCAATTTTGTCATCTGCAATGACTCCTCCCTCCGCAGCCAGCCGATCATCTTCAATCCCGACTTCTTTGTGGAAAAGCTGCGCCATGAAAAACCAGATGTGTTCACAGAGCTGGTTGTCAGCAACATTACCAGGCTCATTGATTtgcctggggcagagctggcccagctAATGGGAGAGGAGGACCCAAAGCTGCCTGGAGCAAACAGCACAGCCTCTGGATTTTTTCGTTCTCTGATGTCTCTGAAGCGCAAGG AGAAGGGGGTGGTGTTTGGCTCACCGCTGACAGAAGAAGGCATTGCACAGGTTTCCCAGCTAATCGAGTACCTGCACAAAA ATCTAAGAGCAGAAGGCTTGTTTCGAGTGCCAGGCAACAGCATCAGGCAACAGATCCTAAAGGATGCTCTGAACAGTGGTACTGATATTGACCTGGACTCTGGGGAGTTTCATTCCAATGATGTGGCCACTCTACTTAAGATGTTCCTGGGTGAATTACCAGAGCCGCTGCTGACACACAAGCACTTCCACGCCCACCTCAAAATTGCAG ACTTGACGCTGTTTGATGAGAAGGGGAATAAGACCAGCACTCCAGACAAAGAGCGCCAAATTGAAGCCCTCCAGCTGCTGTTTCTGATCCTTCCCGCTCCCAACCGCAGTCTGCTCAAACTGCTGCTGGACTTGCTCTACCAGACCGCCAAGAAGCAGGACAAGAACAAGATGTCTGCCCACAACCTTGCCCTCATGTTTGCACCCCACATCCTATGGCCCAGAAAT GTGACAGCAAATGACCTTCAGGAAAATATCACAAAGCTAAACAATGGAGTGACCTTCATGATCAAACATTCTCAGAAACTCTTCAAG GCTCCAGTGTACATCCGGGAGTGTGCCAGGCTACACTATCTGGGATCCAGAGCCCACACATCAAAG GACGACCTGGATTTGCTGACGTCTTCTGGCTccaaggagctgcagcccctcaaGTCTCAGAAGCGAAGCCGGCTGGACTCTTGCCATCAGGAGGAGACCCAGCAGCGCACGGAGGAGGCACTGAAGGAGCTCTTCCTCCATGTCCACAATATGCCTGACTCTGCAAAGAAGAAGAAGCTTATCCGGCAG TTTAATAAGCATCCAACTGCTCTGACTCCTGGCTCTGATGTGCCCACATCCCCAGCACCACGACGCACCCGCTCGCGCTCCTTCAGCGGTCTCATTAAG CGGAAAGTTTTGGGAACTCCAGTTATCCTGGAGAGGAAGAGCAGGGATTCCACACCAGAGCCTGTGCGGGTCAGCAAAGAGAACGTCCAACTG TTACAGAAATGTGGCTCTCCTGCTCATATGTCCCAGGCGAAGCTGAAGTCTTTGGAAGGCCAGAAAGAG GGATCCTGTAGACGCATGCGAGCCCGCCTGCTTTCCAAGGATTCGTCGTCCCTCTGA